In Falco biarmicus isolate bFalBia1 chromosome 5, bFalBia1.pri, whole genome shotgun sequence, a single genomic region encodes these proteins:
- the FOXM1 gene encoding forkhead box protein M1 isoform X1 — MPTSRRAPNSNREPTAPASGGGARKRPSCRPRPVPPPGRGGGFVIVPFNGAWMYRSIMRTSPRRPLILKRRKLALPQKDASSTSARNENSGQDEKTPKQEHSQEDHHNSQPRDKMDCGLQKFPAGIKIIDHPTMPNTQVVAIPTNADIQSIIEALTAKGKECGNNGPNKFILISSGGTSRSTGPTPSQHLPSEKKPSAATKATDDQERQKNVTDTPGLAGGITLQHSGADSAVAQEQESNSSGETMSSVLDNSLTNIQWLGKMRSDGLSPCSVKQDMEKENQMPLQERIKTEEDAPAAAIPAAAIPTAAAASSWQDSVSQRPPYSYMAMIQFAINSTEKKRMTLKDIYTWIEDHFPYFKHVAKPGWKNSIRHNLSLHDMFVRETSANGKISFWTLHPGANRCLTLDQVFKQPLDLGSPTSPEHSESQQKRHLPDAQKNMGSNSSSKTEPQNSRRKMKPLLPRINSYLVPIQFPLSQPLVLQPSMKVPLSMAQGSSLSNSETSWSNKRVRIAPKMSLSTEESSSLPVAAVKEESQCDEGLFSSTHSLKESSSQPGEESASFPGSICIKEEEGSQLDDWLSPSASALTVKEESGLFLPVSSTKEKKQFTMLKSPSKGVSDTLVIKRREMGRSRRKQRLALPCSEEPVLVLPENNGFDPFRLGVDHPFLQESHPLENVSQLSFSQGEEGPFKTPVKETFTKLPVSSTPSKASAATASPLGGLDPWKSASLPRGSQELDFSPVRTLQLPFSPLQENQDLLGFNSTPLKNLFSESPRELLNTESSDVTHAPLMSSPALICESTKQSSVELPASGFTENRSLMEGLILDTMNDSLSKILLDISFPGLEDANLGTDISWSQLIPELK; from the exons ATGCCAACGAGTCGCCGGGCGCCAAATTCAAACCGGGAACCGACCGCTCCGGCCAGCGGCGGCGGAGCCCGGAAGCGCCCGAGTTGCCGCCCCCGCCCCGTACCCCCGCCTGGCCGGGGAGGTG GATTTGTTATTGTCCCTTTCAATGGAGCGTGGATGTATAGATCAATAATGAGGACCAGCCCTCGCAGGCCCTTAATTCTCAAAAGACGGAAACTGGCCCTCCCACAGAAGGATGCATCCAGTACTTCAGCAAGAAATGAGAACAGTGGTCAAGATGAAAAGACTCCTaagcaggagcacagccaggaggaCCATCACAACAGCCAACCCAGAGACAAAATGGACTGTGGTCTGCAGAAATTCCCAGCAGGAATAAAGATAATTGACCATCCTACCATGCCCAACACACAAGTGGTGGCCATCCCTACAAACGCTGATATCCAGAGCATCATAGAAGCActaacagcaaaaggaaaagaatgtgGCAACAATGGGCCCAACAAGTTCATTCTCATCAGCAGTGGGGGCACGTCCCGTTCAACAGGTCCAACACCATCCCAACATCTCCCATCAGAGAAGAAACCCAGTGCAGCAACCAAGGCTACAGATGAtcaagaaagacagaagaatgTTACAGACACCCCTGGTCTTGCAGGAGGGATAACGCTCCAGCATTCAGGAGCTGATTCTGCAGTTGCACAGGAACAGGAGAGCAACA GCAGTGGCGAGACAATGAGCTCAGTGTTGGACAATAGTCTCACTAACATCCAGTGGCTGGGGAAGATGAGATCTGATGGGCTAAGTCCCTGTTCTGTGAAGCAAGACATGGAGAAAGAGAACCAGATGCCTCTGCAGGAAAGAATCAAG aCTGAAGAagatgctcctgctgctgcaattcctgctgctgcaattCCTACTGCTGCCGCCGCTTCTTCATGGCAGGATTCAGTATCCCAACGACCTCCTTACTCCTACATGGCCATGATCCAGTTTGCCATCAACAGCACTGAGAAGAAGCGTATGACTCTGAAGGACATCTATACCTGGATTGAGGATCATTTCCCATATTTTAAACATGTGGCTAAGCCAGGCTGGAAG AACTCCATTCGGCACAACCTGTCCCTTCATGATATGTTTGTCCGTGAGACATCTGCTAATGGTAAAATCTCATTCTGGACTCTACACCCTGGTGCAAACCGTTGCCTAACATTGGACCAGGTATTTAAG cagccactggACTTGGGGTCACCAACATCGCCTGAGCACTCTGAATCA CAGCAAAAGAGACATCTTCCAGATGCCCAGAAGAACATgggaagcaacagcagcagcaaaactgaaccCCAGAATTCAC GCCGAAAGATGAAGCCTTTGCTTCCTCGCATCAACTCCTACCTGGTTCCAATCCAGTTTCCTTTGAGTCAGCCTCTTGTCTTGCAGCCTTCTATGAAGGTTCCTCTGTCCATGGCACAGGGATCATCACTCAGCAACTCGGAGACTTCTTGGAGCAACAAGCGTGTGCGCATTGCTCCAAAG ATGTCACTCTCTACAGAAGAGTCATCCTCTTTACCCGTGGCTGCTGTCAAGGAGGAGAGTCAATGTGATGAAGGCTTATTTTCCTCAACCCATTCCCTAAAagagagcagctcccagcctggtGAGGAATCAGCTTCTTTCCCTGGGAGCATCTGTataaaggaggaagaaggcTCTCAACTGGATGACTGGCTGTCCCCATCTGCCTCAGCCCTAACAGTAAAGGAAGAGTCAGGCTTGTTCCTTCCAGTCTCAtccacaaaggagaaaaaacaattcACCATGCTGAAGTCACCATCTAAGGGTGTTTCTGACACATTAGTTATAAAGAGGCGGGAAATGGGCAGATCCAGAAGGAAACAACGCCTAGCACTGCCTTGCTCAGAAGAGCCTGTCCTTGTTTTGCCAGAAAACAATGGCTTTGACCCTTTCCGGTTAGGGGTAGACCACCCCTTCCTGCAGGAAAGCCATCCTCTTGAGAACGTGTCACAGCTCAGCTTCTCGCAGGGGGAAGAAGGGCCCTTTAAAACACCTGTCAAGGAGACATTCACCAAATTGCCAGTTTCTTCCACACCCAGCAAAGCCTCAGCAGCTACTGCCTCCCCACTGGGGGGCCTTGACCCCTGGAAGTCTGCATCCTTACCCAGGGGAAGTCAAGAGCTGGACTTCAGCCCAGTGAGAACCCTTCAGCTGCCGTTCTCGCCTCTCCAGGAGAACCAGGACTTGCTGGGTTTTAATAGCACGCCccttaaaaatctcttttctgagTCACCTCGGGAACTGCTCAATACAGAATCCAGTGACGTGACACATGCCCCCCTCATGAGCTCTCCAGCTTTAATTTGTGAGTCTACTAAGCAATCATCTGTTGAACTGCCAGCCTCTGGCTTTACTGAAAACCGGTCACTCATGGAGGGCCTTATCTTGGACACTATGAATGACAGTCTGAGCAAAATCCTTCTAGATATCAGCTTTCCTGGTCTTGAGGATGCAAACTTAGGAACAGACATTAGTTGGTCTCAGCTTATACCTGAACTGAAGTAA
- the FOXM1 gene encoding forkhead box protein M1 isoform X3, whose protein sequence is MPTSRRAPNSNREPTAPASGGGARKRPSCRPRPVPPPGRGGGFVIVPFNGAWMYRSIMRTSPRRPLILKRRKLALPQKDASSTSARNENSGQDEKTPKQEHSQEDHHNSQPRDKMDCGLQKFPAGIKIIDHPTMPNTQVVAIPTNADIQSIIEALTAKGKECGNNGPNKFILISSGGTSRSTGPTPSQHLPSEKKPSAATKATDDQERQKNVTDTPGLAGGITLQHSGADSAVAQEQESNSSGETMSSVLDNSLTNIQWLGKMRSDGLSPCSVKQDMEKENQMPLQERIKTEEDAPAAAIPAAAIPTAAAASSWQDSVSQRPPYSYMAMIQFAINSTEKKRMTLKDIYTWIEDHFPYFKHVAKPGWKNSIRHNLSLHDMFVRETSANGKISFWTLHPGANRCLTLDQVFKQQKRHLPDAQKNMGSNSSSKTEPQNSRRKMKPLLPRINSYLVPIQFPLSQPLVLQPSMKVPLSMAQGSSLSNSETSWSNKRVRIAPKMSLSTEESSSLPVAAVKEESQCDEGLFSSTHSLKESSSQPGEESASFPGSICIKEEEGSQLDDWLSPSASALTVKEESGLFLPVSSTKEKKQFTMLKSPSKGVSDTLVIKRREMGRSRRKQRLALPCSEEPVLVLPENNGFDPFRLGVDHPFLQESHPLENVSQLSFSQGEEGPFKTPVKETFTKLPVSSTPSKASAATASPLGGLDPWKSASLPRGSQELDFSPVRTLQLPFSPLQENQDLLGFNSTPLKNLFSESPRELLNTESSDVTHAPLMSSPALICESTKQSSVELPASGFTENRSLMEGLILDTMNDSLSKILLDISFPGLEDANLGTDISWSQLIPELK, encoded by the exons ATGCCAACGAGTCGCCGGGCGCCAAATTCAAACCGGGAACCGACCGCTCCGGCCAGCGGCGGCGGAGCCCGGAAGCGCCCGAGTTGCCGCCCCCGCCCCGTACCCCCGCCTGGCCGGGGAGGTG GATTTGTTATTGTCCCTTTCAATGGAGCGTGGATGTATAGATCAATAATGAGGACCAGCCCTCGCAGGCCCTTAATTCTCAAAAGACGGAAACTGGCCCTCCCACAGAAGGATGCATCCAGTACTTCAGCAAGAAATGAGAACAGTGGTCAAGATGAAAAGACTCCTaagcaggagcacagccaggaggaCCATCACAACAGCCAACCCAGAGACAAAATGGACTGTGGTCTGCAGAAATTCCCAGCAGGAATAAAGATAATTGACCATCCTACCATGCCCAACACACAAGTGGTGGCCATCCCTACAAACGCTGATATCCAGAGCATCATAGAAGCActaacagcaaaaggaaaagaatgtgGCAACAATGGGCCCAACAAGTTCATTCTCATCAGCAGTGGGGGCACGTCCCGTTCAACAGGTCCAACACCATCCCAACATCTCCCATCAGAGAAGAAACCCAGTGCAGCAACCAAGGCTACAGATGAtcaagaaagacagaagaatgTTACAGACACCCCTGGTCTTGCAGGAGGGATAACGCTCCAGCATTCAGGAGCTGATTCTGCAGTTGCACAGGAACAGGAGAGCAACA GCAGTGGCGAGACAATGAGCTCAGTGTTGGACAATAGTCTCACTAACATCCAGTGGCTGGGGAAGATGAGATCTGATGGGCTAAGTCCCTGTTCTGTGAAGCAAGACATGGAGAAAGAGAACCAGATGCCTCTGCAGGAAAGAATCAAG aCTGAAGAagatgctcctgctgctgcaattcctgctgctgcaattCCTACTGCTGCCGCCGCTTCTTCATGGCAGGATTCAGTATCCCAACGACCTCCTTACTCCTACATGGCCATGATCCAGTTTGCCATCAACAGCACTGAGAAGAAGCGTATGACTCTGAAGGACATCTATACCTGGATTGAGGATCATTTCCCATATTTTAAACATGTGGCTAAGCCAGGCTGGAAG AACTCCATTCGGCACAACCTGTCCCTTCATGATATGTTTGTCCGTGAGACATCTGCTAATGGTAAAATCTCATTCTGGACTCTACACCCTGGTGCAAACCGTTGCCTAACATTGGACCAGGTATTTAAG CAGCAAAAGAGACATCTTCCAGATGCCCAGAAGAACATgggaagcaacagcagcagcaaaactgaaccCCAGAATTCAC GCCGAAAGATGAAGCCTTTGCTTCCTCGCATCAACTCCTACCTGGTTCCAATCCAGTTTCCTTTGAGTCAGCCTCTTGTCTTGCAGCCTTCTATGAAGGTTCCTCTGTCCATGGCACAGGGATCATCACTCAGCAACTCGGAGACTTCTTGGAGCAACAAGCGTGTGCGCATTGCTCCAAAG ATGTCACTCTCTACAGAAGAGTCATCCTCTTTACCCGTGGCTGCTGTCAAGGAGGAGAGTCAATGTGATGAAGGCTTATTTTCCTCAACCCATTCCCTAAAagagagcagctcccagcctggtGAGGAATCAGCTTCTTTCCCTGGGAGCATCTGTataaaggaggaagaaggcTCTCAACTGGATGACTGGCTGTCCCCATCTGCCTCAGCCCTAACAGTAAAGGAAGAGTCAGGCTTGTTCCTTCCAGTCTCAtccacaaaggagaaaaaacaattcACCATGCTGAAGTCACCATCTAAGGGTGTTTCTGACACATTAGTTATAAAGAGGCGGGAAATGGGCAGATCCAGAAGGAAACAACGCCTAGCACTGCCTTGCTCAGAAGAGCCTGTCCTTGTTTTGCCAGAAAACAATGGCTTTGACCCTTTCCGGTTAGGGGTAGACCACCCCTTCCTGCAGGAAAGCCATCCTCTTGAGAACGTGTCACAGCTCAGCTTCTCGCAGGGGGAAGAAGGGCCCTTTAAAACACCTGTCAAGGAGACATTCACCAAATTGCCAGTTTCTTCCACACCCAGCAAAGCCTCAGCAGCTACTGCCTCCCCACTGGGGGGCCTTGACCCCTGGAAGTCTGCATCCTTACCCAGGGGAAGTCAAGAGCTGGACTTCAGCCCAGTGAGAACCCTTCAGCTGCCGTTCTCGCCTCTCCAGGAGAACCAGGACTTGCTGGGTTTTAATAGCACGCCccttaaaaatctcttttctgagTCACCTCGGGAACTGCTCAATACAGAATCCAGTGACGTGACACATGCCCCCCTCATGAGCTCTCCAGCTTTAATTTGTGAGTCTACTAAGCAATCATCTGTTGAACTGCCAGCCTCTGGCTTTACTGAAAACCGGTCACTCATGGAGGGCCTTATCTTGGACACTATGAATGACAGTCTGAGCAAAATCCTTCTAGATATCAGCTTTCCTGGTCTTGAGGATGCAAACTTAGGAACAGACATTAGTTGGTCTCAGCTTATACCTGAACTGAAGTAA
- the FOXM1 gene encoding forkhead box protein M1 isoform X2, whose protein sequence is MPTSRRAPNSNREPTAPASGGGARKRPSCRPRPVPPPGRGGGFVIVPFNGAWMYRSIMRTSPRRPLILKRRKLALPQKDASSTSARNENSGQDEKTPKQEHSQEDHHNSQPRDKMDCGLQKFPAGIKIIDHPTMPNTQVVAIPTNADIQSIIEALTAKGKECGNNGPNKFILISSGGTSRSTGPTPSQHLPSEKKPSAATKATDDQERQKNVTDTPGLAGGITLQHSGADSAVAQEQESNSSGETMSSVLDNSLTNIQWLGKMRSDGLSPCSVKQDMEKENQMPLQERIKTEEDAPAAAIPAAAIPTAAAASSWQDSVSQRPPYSYMAMIQFAINSTEKKRMTLKDIYTWIEDHFPYFKHVAKPGWKNSIRHNLSLHDMFVRETSANGKISFWTLHPGANRCLTLDQVFKPLDLGSPTSPEHSESQQKRHLPDAQKNMGSNSSSKTEPQNSRRKMKPLLPRINSYLVPIQFPLSQPLVLQPSMKVPLSMAQGSSLSNSETSWSNKRVRIAPKMSLSTEESSSLPVAAVKEESQCDEGLFSSTHSLKESSSQPGEESASFPGSICIKEEEGSQLDDWLSPSASALTVKEESGLFLPVSSTKEKKQFTMLKSPSKGVSDTLVIKRREMGRSRRKQRLALPCSEEPVLVLPENNGFDPFRLGVDHPFLQESHPLENVSQLSFSQGEEGPFKTPVKETFTKLPVSSTPSKASAATASPLGGLDPWKSASLPRGSQELDFSPVRTLQLPFSPLQENQDLLGFNSTPLKNLFSESPRELLNTESSDVTHAPLMSSPALICESTKQSSVELPASGFTENRSLMEGLILDTMNDSLSKILLDISFPGLEDANLGTDISWSQLIPELK, encoded by the exons ATGCCAACGAGTCGCCGGGCGCCAAATTCAAACCGGGAACCGACCGCTCCGGCCAGCGGCGGCGGAGCCCGGAAGCGCCCGAGTTGCCGCCCCCGCCCCGTACCCCCGCCTGGCCGGGGAGGTG GATTTGTTATTGTCCCTTTCAATGGAGCGTGGATGTATAGATCAATAATGAGGACCAGCCCTCGCAGGCCCTTAATTCTCAAAAGACGGAAACTGGCCCTCCCACAGAAGGATGCATCCAGTACTTCAGCAAGAAATGAGAACAGTGGTCAAGATGAAAAGACTCCTaagcaggagcacagccaggaggaCCATCACAACAGCCAACCCAGAGACAAAATGGACTGTGGTCTGCAGAAATTCCCAGCAGGAATAAAGATAATTGACCATCCTACCATGCCCAACACACAAGTGGTGGCCATCCCTACAAACGCTGATATCCAGAGCATCATAGAAGCActaacagcaaaaggaaaagaatgtgGCAACAATGGGCCCAACAAGTTCATTCTCATCAGCAGTGGGGGCACGTCCCGTTCAACAGGTCCAACACCATCCCAACATCTCCCATCAGAGAAGAAACCCAGTGCAGCAACCAAGGCTACAGATGAtcaagaaagacagaagaatgTTACAGACACCCCTGGTCTTGCAGGAGGGATAACGCTCCAGCATTCAGGAGCTGATTCTGCAGTTGCACAGGAACAGGAGAGCAACA GCAGTGGCGAGACAATGAGCTCAGTGTTGGACAATAGTCTCACTAACATCCAGTGGCTGGGGAAGATGAGATCTGATGGGCTAAGTCCCTGTTCTGTGAAGCAAGACATGGAGAAAGAGAACCAGATGCCTCTGCAGGAAAGAATCAAG aCTGAAGAagatgctcctgctgctgcaattcctgctgctgcaattCCTACTGCTGCCGCCGCTTCTTCATGGCAGGATTCAGTATCCCAACGACCTCCTTACTCCTACATGGCCATGATCCAGTTTGCCATCAACAGCACTGAGAAGAAGCGTATGACTCTGAAGGACATCTATACCTGGATTGAGGATCATTTCCCATATTTTAAACATGTGGCTAAGCCAGGCTGGAAG AACTCCATTCGGCACAACCTGTCCCTTCATGATATGTTTGTCCGTGAGACATCTGCTAATGGTAAAATCTCATTCTGGACTCTACACCCTGGTGCAAACCGTTGCCTAACATTGGACCAGGTATTTAAG ccactggACTTGGGGTCACCAACATCGCCTGAGCACTCTGAATCA CAGCAAAAGAGACATCTTCCAGATGCCCAGAAGAACATgggaagcaacagcagcagcaaaactgaaccCCAGAATTCAC GCCGAAAGATGAAGCCTTTGCTTCCTCGCATCAACTCCTACCTGGTTCCAATCCAGTTTCCTTTGAGTCAGCCTCTTGTCTTGCAGCCTTCTATGAAGGTTCCTCTGTCCATGGCACAGGGATCATCACTCAGCAACTCGGAGACTTCTTGGAGCAACAAGCGTGTGCGCATTGCTCCAAAG ATGTCACTCTCTACAGAAGAGTCATCCTCTTTACCCGTGGCTGCTGTCAAGGAGGAGAGTCAATGTGATGAAGGCTTATTTTCCTCAACCCATTCCCTAAAagagagcagctcccagcctggtGAGGAATCAGCTTCTTTCCCTGGGAGCATCTGTataaaggaggaagaaggcTCTCAACTGGATGACTGGCTGTCCCCATCTGCCTCAGCCCTAACAGTAAAGGAAGAGTCAGGCTTGTTCCTTCCAGTCTCAtccacaaaggagaaaaaacaattcACCATGCTGAAGTCACCATCTAAGGGTGTTTCTGACACATTAGTTATAAAGAGGCGGGAAATGGGCAGATCCAGAAGGAAACAACGCCTAGCACTGCCTTGCTCAGAAGAGCCTGTCCTTGTTTTGCCAGAAAACAATGGCTTTGACCCTTTCCGGTTAGGGGTAGACCACCCCTTCCTGCAGGAAAGCCATCCTCTTGAGAACGTGTCACAGCTCAGCTTCTCGCAGGGGGAAGAAGGGCCCTTTAAAACACCTGTCAAGGAGACATTCACCAAATTGCCAGTTTCTTCCACACCCAGCAAAGCCTCAGCAGCTACTGCCTCCCCACTGGGGGGCCTTGACCCCTGGAAGTCTGCATCCTTACCCAGGGGAAGTCAAGAGCTGGACTTCAGCCCAGTGAGAACCCTTCAGCTGCCGTTCTCGCCTCTCCAGGAGAACCAGGACTTGCTGGGTTTTAATAGCACGCCccttaaaaatctcttttctgagTCACCTCGGGAACTGCTCAATACAGAATCCAGTGACGTGACACATGCCCCCCTCATGAGCTCTCCAGCTTTAATTTGTGAGTCTACTAAGCAATCATCTGTTGAACTGCCAGCCTCTGGCTTTACTGAAAACCGGTCACTCATGGAGGGCCTTATCTTGGACACTATGAATGACAGTCTGAGCAAAATCCTTCTAGATATCAGCTTTCCTGGTCTTGAGGATGCAAACTTAGGAACAGACATTAGTTGGTCTCAGCTTATACCTGAACTGAAGTAA
- the RHNO1 gene encoding RAD9, HUS1, RAD1-interacting nuclear orphan protein 1: protein MPPTKKCTHKARRAELPFLERPREGAVHRCETPLRAAENPRRVPTRPVDQNTSAAWVCPQFETTKSVVLKACQKQHRGPRKLQNQDASHSLLHAGGACRRPIACKFPPLTFENQEGYAVHPPDRPNYSKKNKECSHSQSKKETAANANIQVNSLENCEETPLPSAPWPVEPEVFSPPDTETTQVLSIMNGWCGSTLPQTSSHAWHPEKELAFGTDACVRGESPEVLVTDTPEHEYGIKVTWRQRPHLMKYLQERGKLSAADILVKANLELSRTQANV, encoded by the exons ATGCCTCCGACGAAGAAATGCACCCACAAGGccaggagggcagagctgccattCCTGGAGAGGCCGCGCGAGGGCGCCGTCCATCGCTGTGAAACTCCGCTACGTGCGGCCGAGAATCCAAGACGCGTTCCGACCAGACCTGTAGACCAGAACACCTCTGCTGCCTGG GTGTGCCCACAATTCGAAACAACCAAGTCAGTGGTGTTGAAAGCATGCCAGAAGCAGCATCGTGGTCCTCGGAAACTCCAGAATCAGGATGCCAGCCACAGTTTGCTTCATGCAGGAGGAGCTTGTCGAAGACCTATAGCCTGCAAATTTCCTCCTTTAACTTTTGAAAATCAAGAAGGATATGCAGTCCACCCCCCGGATCGTCCAAATTACTCAAAGAAGAACAAAGAGTGCTCTCACAGCCAGTCCAAGAAAGAGACAGCAGCAAATGCCAACATTCAGGTAAACAGTCTGGAGAACTGTGAAGAAACACCTTTGCCATCGGCTCCCTGGCCTGTGGAGCCAGAAGTCTTCAGTCCACCTGATACAGAGACTACACAGGTGCTGTCCATAATGAATGGGTGGTGTGGCAGCACTCTGCCACAGACAAGTAGCCATGCCTGGCATCCAGAAAAAGAGCTGGCATTTGGCACCGATGCCTGTGTGCGAGGGGAGTCACCAGAGGTCCTGGTTACAGACACTCCCGAGCACGAGTACGGAATAAAGGTTACGTGGAGACAGCGGCCTCACCTAATGAAATACctgcaggagagagggaagCTGAGTGCTGCTGACATACTGGTGAAGGCAAACCTCGAGCTCTCAAGGACACAGGCCAACGTCTGA